Below is a window of Veillonella rodentium DNA.
AGAAATTCTATAACTGTAATTAATTTATAACTAAATTGATGTGTAAATTATATATTGAGTTACGATTGAAAGTTGAAATAGCCTCTAATATTATAGGTTGTATAAAATCAATTAATTTAGAAAATACCCTCTAAAGATAGAAAATAAATTCTAACTTTAGAGGGTATCGAATCGTTATAGGGATTATCTGATTATTCTTCTGTCGGCTCTGCAACGGGTTCTTCGTAGGTGACGAGAATTTTGTCGATTCGCGTATTGTCCATGTCGATGACTTCAAAGGTGTAGCCGTTCCATTTGACCTTGTCCAGTTCCTTCGGAATGCGTCCGAACAGAACGTTTAACAGGCCGCCCATGGTTTTGTACAAATCTTTTTCCTCGCCCGGTAATTCCGTGTCGATGTGAAAGAATTCTTTGAATTCGTCCACGTCGAGTAAACCGTCAATGAGCCATGTACCGTCTTCACGCTCGATGATGCGGTTTTCCTCTTCCTTGATTTCCTCTTCGCCGGACGGCATGAGGCCTACGATTTCCTCCATGATGTCGTGCAGTGTGACGAGACCGCTGAAGCCGCCATATTCATCGAGAACGATGGTTTCGTGAACGCCTTCCGTGCGGAGCAGCTTGAGCAACTTCATAAGCGTAATGGATTCCGGTACGAGTAGCGGTTCTTTCAGACATGATTTAATGATATCGTGAATTGAAATGGAATCGTTAGGTCGCTGTATGATCTGTACCAACACGTCCGATACGGTTACGAGACCTTTCAGTTCGTCCAAAGAGTCGGTACCGACGGGGATGCGATATTGGTTCGCGTTTTTGAGGACCTCCATGATTTCATCATCCGTGCCGTTCAGGTCAATCCACTTGAGCTGCGTGCGCGGCGTCATGATATCGCCGGCGTTCATATCGGCCAGGTGAAAGATGTTTTCTACGAGAATCGGTTCCTCTTCTTCATAAGCCCCCATGGCGACGCCTTCGGTGAGCATCTTGTTGATTTCGGATTCCGTTACAGGCGCCTCTTCTTTCACGGTGACGCCCAGTATTTTCAACAAAAATTCTGTCGAGATGCCGAGAAAGCTGACGATCGGTTTCAATGCCATGGACAGCCAGTAAATCGGTTTCGCCACGATGACGGCGATGGATTCGGGGCTGTTTAAAGCGAGTCGTTTCGGCACCAGTTCGCCGATGACAAGTGACAGGTAGGTGATGATCGCCACGATGATGAAGGAGCTGATCGATGCGGCATAGTCCGCGATGGCCGGGATGGAATTTTTCAGTAATTCCTCCAGCGGTCCCGAGAAGGTGGCGCCGGAATACAGACCGGTCAGGATGCCGACGAGGGTGATGCCGATCTGGATGGTGGAGAACATTTCGTTCGGATTTTCCGACAATTCAAAAGCCTTTTCGGCGCGTTCATTGCCGGCCTCCGCCATTTCCTCCAGCCGTCGTTTCTTGGCGTTGACGATGGCCAGTTCCGTCATGGAAAATAGGCCGTTGGCGATGATTAATACGATGATAATGATGAAATCTAGGGTCAGATCACTGTCCATGTGGAGGACTCCTTCTTATTTATGATATAAACCGAAATAATACTCTTAGTATATCATATGAATATGGACGGCTGTCTATATAACGGTAAAATCATTCTGTCGGGTTCTTTATTCAGGTTATCGGATTCGGTATGAGGCTGAATTATCCGTTTTTCTTAGTCTGTGCAAACAACCAGTCCCTGATACCTTCAATTGTGTAGGCCACGGACCATGTGTACATATGATTTCCGTCCTTGAATACGGTATAGTTGATAGGGGCGTTCTGGTCGCGTGTAGCTTTTACGAGGGCAGCAAACTGTTCAGGTGTGGAATGACTGTCCCACATAGGGGAGGTGGCGATTTTAGTGCCTGAAACGGACCAGTTTTCAGTAGCCGTGTTCATGGCCGGATAAGCCTTGGTATCGCCTTCCGATACGAGAATCCACAGTTTTTTATCCTTCAGAACTTTCATTTCATCCGTGTTCCACTGGCAGGCGACAAGGAACTGTGCCGTAAATAAATCAGGATGTTTATCGCTGATGGCGATGTTGGCCATGCCGCCCTGAGACTGTCCGGATCCGTAAATGCGATTTGTATCGATAGGATATGTTTCAATTACATGATGTAAGAGGTTGTCCACCAGGGTAAGTCCCGGAGTCCATACATTTTCATCGGTCGTCATCATACCTAATTTATCTATCAAATCCTGGGTATACTGCGGAGCCACGATGATTGCCTCGTGTTTCGCCTGTTCCTCGGGGCTCGCGAATACGGTGGCGCCGTTGCCCTGGAACAGTACGGCGCGGGTGTCATTGATATTGGCGCTGGCATCGGCTATGAAGAAATAGAGGGGATATGTCTTCGATGCATCGTAATTTTTAGGCAGGAATACATTATAAGGAATGCTGTTGCCTGTTGAAGGGTCCGTGTAAATATATGTCTTGAACTCGTCCATAATAGTAGGCGCCATATCCGTATTAGGTACGGTTGTCCGTGTAGGACCATATATTTTCCCGGATTTTGTGACTACCGGTCGTACCTGTGTTACGGATGTATTTAAATTCGGCACCTGGCGGTCGGATCTCATTGGCGCATCTGCGCTCGTGGAGCTGTCGCTGTCTGTTTTCTGCGGACGCGGCGTCAATACGAAGGGCGTGGAATTTTCATATTCGAATTCCACCACAACATATTGTCCAACAGGTGTTTTTTTATTGTTATCGATTTCTTTTTTTAAAGATGTATCTGTGTTTGTCTGTTTTGTGTCCGAGTCATTTTGTGTAGTAGCAGTTTTCAATCCTTGGGCGGTGGATATATAGTTTTCCTTCAGTTCTGGTACAGTATTTGTGTAGATATTGTTGATTTTTTTATTGTCTGCTGTAAAGGTATCAAGGAATAAAGAAGTTTCTTGAATTGCTTCCGGATATTTAATAATGAGGGCTGCAACCTTCTCACCGTCACCGTAAATTTTCGGTACAATAGTTACTGTTTGAATACCATAGTCTTCAACTTTAGTTGAGTTTGTTTGATTGGCAGATATGGAAGCTTGATTGGTATTATTGATTGCTGCAAGTTTTAACGGTGCTGTTGCCGATATAGAGGCACCTGTAAATGTGCCAAGTATGAGGGTCATTAATAATAATTTATTCATCTTATTTTATCTCCTTATATATTTTATATGTTATATGCAAATAATGATATTAGATTATATAACAAAATTAAATTTAATACAATTAATATAATCCTATTTATATAAATCCTTAAAAATTTAATATGTATTTTGTCCTCGGTGATTCGGCTACCTATGAATTGCCTGATGCAGCGGATTGTTGCGATGTATTTCAAGGCGCGGATACAAAAGAACAGATACTCGTCTATACTGTACTGTGAATCTACTCTAAGAGTTTTATTTATTTTATAGAGGAAAAACCGCGTAAATTCTGCTATAATACTATATTAGAAATTATAAAACCGATTTAGATTTTCAATGTTCTGTACATTAATTCGTATGCATTATTGAAATGTGTAGGACTGAATATAGAGCAGAGGAGGTACCTATGGAACTCATCACTACGACATTAATTGAACGAATTCGCAAGGCGCTGATCAAACGCTATGACAGAGATCAGCAGATTCAGCAGATGATTGAGGAAATCGGTACTGAAGAAGGACTCAATGAAACCGAATTGGCTATCGTATATCAGGCTTATCTGGAGGTTAAGGAGCGCGTGTATTACACGTCCACCTTGGTTGATCTGTGGAATCAGATCGACGAGGTGCAGAACCGGATGGCGCTGCTTCACACGTACGAATCTCTGGAACAGGATCTGTTCGGTGATGTCGTGGGACATGCTTACGATGATGGTACCGTAGGTCATGGTATCGGCAAGGGTGTCGATAATCGTCACGATGCGTACGCTATGGAAGAGGTGCAGCTCGAGGATGTGCCGCTTCAACATGATACGACGGTGGGTGTAAATCACATTAAATTGAATGAACTTCATGCGATGGGCGGTTTGTTTACAGGTGCCGGTGAAAGCATCGAAAAAAACGCCGATATGGATGATTTGGATGAAACATCCATAGAGCATATGCACGCGGAGCCGTTGCAAGGTGTGGAATCACTGGAAACAAAACATGTACATGATTCTGCGGATGCTTTCAAAGAAAAACAATCCTCTCTATCAGAGCATAAAAAATCTGATTTCGATGACGAAGATAATATTGATACATTTGATGCAGATGAATCATATGATGGGAAGAGAGATTTCAAGAAAACCGATTCGGAAGACGAGTCAGACGAGG
It encodes the following:
- a CDS encoding hemolysin family protein, coding for MDSDLTLDFIIIIVLIIANGLFSMTELAIVNAKKRRLEEMAEAGNERAEKAFELSENPNEMFSTIQIGITLVGILTGLYSGATFSGPLEELLKNSIPAIADYAASISSFIIVAIITYLSLVIGELVPKRLALNSPESIAVIVAKPIYWLSMALKPIVSFLGISTEFLLKILGVTVKEEAPVTESEINKMLTEGVAMGAYEEEEPILVENIFHLADMNAGDIMTPRTQLKWIDLNGTDDEIMEVLKNANQYRIPVGTDSLDELKGLVTVSDVLVQIIQRPNDSISIHDIIKSCLKEPLLVPESITLMKLLKLLRTEGVHETIVLDEYGGFSGLVTLHDIMEEIVGLMPSGEEEIKEEENRIIEREDGTWLIDGLLDVDEFKEFFHIDTELPGEEKDLYKTMGGLLNVLFGRIPKELDKVKWNGYTFEVIDMDNTRIDKILVTYEEPVAEPTEE
- a CDS encoding prolyl oligopeptidase family serine peptidase, whose translation is MNKLLLMTLILGTFTGASISATAPLKLAAINNTNQASISANQTNSTKVEDYGIQTVTIVPKIYGDGEKVAALIIKYPEAIQETSLFLDTFTADNKKINNIYTNTVPELKENYISTAQGLKTATTQNDSDTKQTNTDTSLKKEIDNNKKTPVGQYVVVEFEYENSTPFVLTPRPQKTDSDSSTSADAPMRSDRQVPNLNTSVTQVRPVVTKSGKIYGPTRTTVPNTDMAPTIMDEFKTYIYTDPSTGNSIPYNVFLPKNYDASKTYPLYFFIADASANINDTRAVLFQGNGATVFASPEEQAKHEAIIVAPQYTQDLIDKLGMMTTDENVWTPGLTLVDNLLHHVIETYPIDTNRIYGSGQSQGGMANIAISDKHPDLFTAQFLVACQWNTDEMKVLKDKKLWILVSEGDTKAYPAMNTATENWSVSGTKIATSPMWDSHSTPEQFAALVKATRDQNAPINYTVFKDGNHMYTWSVAYTIEGIRDWLFAQTKKNG
- a CDS encoding transcriptional regulator, which encodes MELITTTLIERIRKALIKRYDRDQQIQQMIEEIGTEEGLNETELAIVYQAYLEVKERVYYTSTLVDLWNQIDEVQNRMALLHTYESLEQDLFGDVVGHAYDDGTVGHGIGKGVDNRHDAYAMEEVQLEDVPLQHDTTVGVNHIKLNELHAMGGLFTGAGESIEKNADMDDLDETSIEHMHAEPLQGVESLETKHVHDSADAFKEKQSSLSEHKKSDFDDEDNIDTFDADESYDGKRDFKKTDSEDESDEDVSIDPFTAVNALLFGKSDMDRKKGQKKLEKLIKKQLKRVDKEWARINGTDGKSKKSKDKKEKDKKDKKNKDKKDKLKKSKDKKDKKDKSKKDKSKKSKDETFTFKDDISKSKYNKSKDEKSKSKGDKDKSIKDGKGEKK